The following proteins are encoded in a genomic region of Leptotrichia sp. oral taxon 215 str. W9775:
- a CDS encoding Glu/Leu/Phe/Val dehydrogenase: protein MSKETLNPFEIAQKQVKAACDKLNADPAVYEILKNPMRVLEVSFPVKMDDGTVKTFTGYRSQHNNAVGPFKGGIRFHPGVTRDEVKALSTWMTFKCSVAGIPYGGGKGGITLDPKDYSAAELERISRAYAEAIAPLIGEKIDIPAPDVNTNGQIMSWMVDAYEGVVKKSAPGTFTGKPLGFGGSLARTEATGYGVNLAAKLALEKLGQDIKGATYAVQGFGNVGYYTAYYAHKAGAKVVAISNVDTAVYNENGLDMEKIIKEVGSNGAIADGVYGKKITNQELLELEVDVLAPCALENQITSENANRIKAKVIVEGANGPTTPEADEILNKKGVTIIPDILANAGGVVVSYFEWVQNLQGYYWSFEEVQEKETNVLKNSFNDIWNLAKEYNVDVRTASYMTSIKKIAHAMKLRGWY, encoded by the coding sequence ATGTCTAAAGAAACACTGAATCCTTTTGAGATTGCTCAAAAGCAGGTAAAAGCAGCGTGTGATAAATTAAATGCAGACCCGGCTGTATATGAAATTTTAAAAAATCCTATGAGGGTGCTGGAAGTTTCATTCCCGGTTAAAATGGATGACGGTACTGTTAAAACATTTACCGGTTACCGTTCTCAGCATAACAATGCAGTAGGACCTTTTAAAGGAGGAATAAGATTCCATCCAGGTGTAACAAGAGATGAAGTTAAAGCATTGTCTACATGGATGACTTTCAAATGTTCTGTTGCGGGAATACCTTATGGTGGAGGTAAAGGGGGAATTACCTTGGATCCTAAAGACTATTCAGCTGCTGAACTTGAAAGAATTTCCAGAGCTTATGCAGAAGCTATTGCTCCATTAATTGGTGAAAAAATTGATATACCTGCTCCGGATGTAAACACTAACGGACAAATAATGTCATGGATGGTAGATGCTTACGAAGGTGTAGTTAAAAAATCAGCTCCTGGTACATTTACAGGAAAACCTCTTGGATTTGGAGGATCACTTGCAAGAACTGAAGCTACAGGATATGGGGTAAATCTTGCAGCAAAACTTGCTCTTGAAAAACTTGGACAGGATATAAAAGGGGCAACTTATGCTGTGCAGGGATTTGGAAATGTTGGTTACTATACTGCTTACTACGCTCATAAGGCAGGGGCAAAAGTTGTAGCAATTTCAAATGTTGATACTGCAGTATACAATGAAAATGGACTGGATATGGAAAAAATAATCAAGGAAGTTGGATCTAACGGTGCCATTGCTGACGGTGTATACGGTAAGAAAATAACTAACCAGGAACTTCTTGAACTGGAAGTTGATGTTTTAGCTCCTTGTGCACTTGAAAATCAGATTACTTCTGAAAATGCAAACAGAATTAAGGCTAAAGTAATAGTTGAAGGTGCAAACGGACCTACTACGCCTGAAGCTGATGAAATTTTAAATAAGAAAGGTGTAACTATTATTCCTGATATACTTGCAAATGCAGGTGGAGTTGTAGTTTCATACTTTGAATGGGTACAGAATCTTCAAGGATACTACTGGAGCTTTGAAGAAGTTCAGGAAAAAGAAACAAATGTACTGAAAAATTCATTTAATGACATCTGGAATCTGGCAAAAGAATATAATGTTGATGTAAGAACAGCTTCTTATATGACAAGTATTAAGAAAATTGCCCATGCAATGAAACTAAGAGGATGGTATTAA